ATTAACGTCCGTTCGGCTACACTGCTCGGTATTATTGGCGCAGGCGGTATCGGAACACCGCTAGTATTCGCCATTAACGCACGCGGATGGCCGCGGGTAGGCATCATCTTGATCGGCATCATTGTTACGGTCTCGATTATAGACTACATCTCCGGCGCGCTTCGCAAACGAATCGTATAAATAAATAGAAATATCAAAAAAAGCTGCTCACCGCATTGATGGTGGGGCAGCTCTTTTTTTAATATGGGAAAGTGGAACGTATCTACTCGGCTTTACTCAGACACTCCCGACAAGTGCCTTGAAAATCAAGCCGATGATCAAGAACCTTGAATTGAAACTCCTGTTCGAGGCGAAGCTCCAGCGGCAGCAGCCAATCCTCCTTAATTTCCTCTACACTTCCACATGTCAAGCAAATCAAATGATGATGATGATGCTCCTGGCTTTCATTGCGTAAATCATACCGGGCCACACCGTCACCAAAGTTAATCTTCTCCACGACATGCAGCTCGCTTAGCAGCTCCAACGTACGATATACGGTAGCTAGACCGATTTCAGGGAATTTGGCTTTAACGAGAATGTACACATCTTCAGCGCTTAAGTGATCGTCTTCGTGCTCCAGCAGCACTCGAACGGTTGCTTCCCGTTGAGGCGTAAGCTTGAAGCCTTTAACGGTAAGCTGTTTCTTTATTTTATCTAAAGTTGAATGCATGGTCTGTGCGTCCATCGTGTATGTTCCTTTCAATTCCAAAAGAGAAAAGTAATTTATAATGATTCTAAAATCATTATAAAAGTAAATAAGAAAAGGTGTCAAAACATTTTCGTGCCAAATGACCCTGATCCTGGAGTACAACGACATGAAACTATCTAGGGGATCTGTCGTTATACTCCAGGAAAACAAGTAATCATCTCATAAGATCATGTTTCATGTAACGAATACCATGCTCAGCTTGTCATACAGTTATAGAGAGGTGAAAATAGAATGTTCGAATGGCTTATAGCAGCTAAAGAAAGAGTACGTGTCACATGTGGAACCAGTACGCTGACAGGCACCATTTCGAATTATTACCCGACTTTTCAACTCATCAAAATGGACAATGTATTTATCCCAATTGCATGCATTCGTCAGATTGAGCTTCTAGGCGAGAGCAAGCAAGAAACCGGCAAGACCGAGACATGCAGCCCCTCACCCCGATCACTTTCATATCCCTCTAGATAACAGCAGCACGAGGGCAGAAGAAAATGCCTCCCCACGGCCGTGAACGACCGGGTGGAGGCATTTTGATGGAATCGGGTCATGCAATTTATTTCAAGCCCATTTCTTTATTAACACTACGAACGATATCAAACTTGGAATCGTCAGATGCGACATAACCTTTGTGGGAATATACGTCATAAATAACTTTTTGGCCTTCCGGATCGTTACCGATCGCGATGAAAGCATCTTGAATTTTCTTTCTCCAGTCTGGAGCCATGTCGGAACGAACCGCGATGGTATCGTTAGGAATATGATCAGAGAAGCCCAGAACACGAGTTTCTTTGAAAATGTTCGGATAATCCTTCACCATGTTGGCACGGA
This genomic window from Paenibacillus hexagrammi contains:
- the fur gene encoding ferric iron uptake transcriptional regulator, which codes for MHSTLDKIKKQLTVKGFKLTPQREATVRVLLEHEDDHLSAEDVYILVKAKFPEIGLATVYRTLELLSELHVVEKINFGDGVARYDLRNESQEHHHHHLICLTCGSVEEIKEDWLLPLELRLEQEFQFKVLDHRLDFQGTCRECLSKAE